A genomic region of Pradoshia eiseniae contains the following coding sequences:
- a CDS encoding YlmC/YmxH family sporulation protein produces the protein MKLSELSGKEIVDVKRAERLGVLGQTDFEINELTGQITALIIPSGKWFGFRKHGNEVRVPWTHIQKIGTDMIIIDIPANGDFQVD, from the coding sequence ATGAAGCTAAGTGAATTAAGCGGGAAGGAAATCGTCGATGTGAAGCGAGCGGAAAGGCTGGGAGTGCTTGGTCAGACTGATTTTGAAATCAATGAATTAACTGGCCAGATTACCGCTTTGATTATTCCTTCTGGCAAATGGTTCGGTTTCAGAAAGCATGGCAATGAGGTAAGGGTACCTTGGACACATATTCAAAAAATCGGCACGGATATGATCATTATTGATATCCCTGCAAATGGAGATTTTCAAGTTGACTGA
- the dapG gene encoding aspartate kinase — protein sequence MKIIIQKFGGTSVRDPKSRELALNHIRNGLNEGYKVVVVVSAMGRMGDPYATDTLLSLVNGPATLLNEREQDLLLSCGEVISSVVFANMLLQNGIKATALTGGQAGFRTSQDYTNAKILEMETDRLLQELESSDVIVVTGFQGVAENGDVTTIGRGGSDTSAAALGAALGAEYVDIFTDVEGIMTADPRIAEKARPLSVVTYTEVCNMAYQGAKVIHPRAVEIAMQAKVPMRIRSTYTDGEGTLVTSHPKHRRGSDIQERLVTGIAHVGQITQIKVQAKEGQYDLQTEVFTAMANAKISVDFINIYPNGVIYTVSDKDADTAISVLRDLGHDPAIEPNCAKVSVVGAGITGVPGVTAKIVTPLSERGIQILQSADSHTTIWVLVKEKDLVEAVNALHSAFNLHLEDESDIDWATDY from the coding sequence ATGAAAATTATCATTCAAAAATTTGGCGGTACATCCGTTCGTGATCCAAAGAGCAGGGAACTTGCCTTAAATCATATTCGGAACGGACTGAATGAAGGATATAAGGTTGTCGTCGTTGTATCTGCCATGGGCAGAATGGGAGACCCTTATGCGACAGATACATTGCTTTCACTTGTTAATGGTCCAGCTACACTTTTGAATGAACGGGAACAGGACTTGCTTTTATCCTGTGGCGAAGTCATCTCATCAGTGGTATTCGCGAACATGCTTCTTCAAAATGGAATTAAAGCAACAGCTTTAACCGGAGGACAGGCTGGGTTCCGCACGAGTCAGGATTATACGAATGCGAAGATATTGGAGATGGAGACCGATCGCCTCTTACAAGAACTTGAAAGCTCTGATGTCATCGTTGTTACTGGATTTCAAGGTGTGGCCGAAAATGGTGATGTTACGACCATTGGCCGGGGTGGCAGTGACACGTCAGCGGCAGCTCTCGGTGCAGCATTAGGAGCAGAATATGTAGATATATTCACTGATGTGGAAGGTATCATGACAGCAGACCCGCGTATTGCAGAAAAAGCGCGCCCGTTGTCTGTTGTCACTTATACGGAAGTTTGCAATATGGCCTACCAAGGAGCAAAAGTGATTCATCCTCGGGCAGTTGAAATTGCCATGCAGGCAAAAGTACCAATGAGGATTCGTTCCACATATACTGATGGAGAGGGTACATTGGTTACAAGCCATCCGAAGCATCGCCGCGGAAGTGATATCCAGGAGCGGCTTGTTACGGGGATTGCCCATGTTGGTCAAATTACACAAATCAAGGTCCAAGCAAAGGAAGGGCAATATGATTTGCAGACAGAAGTATTCACGGCAATGGCCAATGCCAAAATCAGCGTTGATTTTATTAACATCTATCCGAATGGTGTTATCTACACAGTTTCAGACAAGGACGCTGATACGGCCATTTCTGTCCTAAGGGATCTTGGTCATGATCCGGCTATCGAGCCGAATTGTGCTAAAGTATCGGTTGTCGGAGCGGGAATAACAGGTGTGCCTGGTGTGACGGCCAAGATCGTGACACCATTATCGGAGAGAGGAATTCAAATCCTTCAATCGGCAGACAGTCATACAACCATCTGGGTACTTGTGAAGGAAAAGGACTTGGTGGAAGCTGTCAATGCCCTTCATAGTGCATTTAATCTTCATCTTGAGGACGAAAGTGACATCGATTGGGCGACCGATTATTGA
- the dpaA gene encoding dipicolinic acid synthetase subunit A → MLTGMQIAVLGGDARQLEVIRKLTELDAKVYLTGFEQLAHAYTGAVKESLEDLPVTELDAIILPVAGTNMEGKIETIFSSSQVVLTEDFLNNTPEHCTIYSGISNDYLSELTAKANRKLVQLFERNDVAIYNSIPTVEGAIMMAIQHTDFTIHGSNVIVLGLGRTGMSVARSFHALGAKVKVGARKTEHIARISEMGLTPFFTSELEKEVDHVDICINTIPHKIITANVLAKMPSRTLIIDLASKPGGTDFRYAEKRGIKAILAPGLPGIVAPKTAGKILANVLGQLLYEELEKGKGKQS, encoded by the coding sequence ATGCTCACAGGGATGCAGATTGCTGTCCTTGGCGGTGACGCCAGGCAGCTTGAAGTAATTCGTAAATTGACGGAATTGGATGCAAAAGTGTATTTAACCGGCTTTGAACAATTGGCACATGCTTATACAGGAGCGGTGAAGGAATCGCTTGAGGACCTTCCTGTCACTGAACTGGATGCCATCATTTTGCCGGTAGCGGGAACCAATATGGAAGGCAAAATAGAGACAATCTTCTCTAGCAGCCAGGTTGTCCTTACAGAGGATTTCTTGAACAATACACCAGAGCATTGCACGATATATTCGGGAATTAGCAATGATTATTTATCTGAATTGACCGCTAAGGCGAACCGAAAGCTTGTTCAGCTCTTTGAAAGAAATGATGTAGCCATTTATAACTCCATCCCAACGGTCGAGGGAGCCATCATGATGGCCATCCAGCATACCGATTTCACCATCCATGGCTCGAATGTCATTGTGCTTGGTCTTGGCAGGACAGGAATGAGTGTCGCGCGCAGCTTTCATGCCCTAGGGGCCAAGGTGAAGGTCGGCGCCAGAAAAACAGAGCATATAGCCAGGATTAGCGAAATGGGACTAACTCCTTTTTTCACCTCGGAATTGGAGAAAGAAGTGGATCATGTGGATATTTGTATTAATACGATTCCACACAAAATCATCACGGCCAATGTTCTTGCGAAAATGCCGTCCCGTACATTGATAATCGACCTTGCTTCAAAGCCTGGAGGCACCGATTTCCGCTATGCTGAAAAACGTGGCATAAAAGCGATTCTAGCCCCCGGTTTGCCTGGCATTGTTGCCCCAAAAACAGCTGGTAAAATCCTGGCGAATGTCCTAGGCCAACTTTTGTATGAGGAACTTGAGAAGGGAAAGGGGAAACAATCATGA
- a CDS encoding YlzJ-like family protein, whose protein sequence is MTYYTLVPEEWLTMDLMNQEYHSVFNKNGVPFLGERLSDGTIRVQRIISTEPNDYLSTSLSPGNIIYNPE, encoded by the coding sequence ATGACCTACTATACGCTTGTTCCAGAAGAATGGCTGACGATGGACTTGATGAATCAAGAATATCACTCTGTCTTTAACAAAAATGGGGTTCCTTTTCTAGGAGAGAGATTATCAGATGGAACGATACGGGTACAGCGAATCATAAGTACGGAACCGAATGATTATTTATCCACTTCTCTGTCGCCCGGCAATATAATTTATAATCCGGAATAA
- a CDS encoding DNA translocase FtsK encodes MAKNKRKPRSKKKDQIKSTLKYEISGLALFGFAAIAMARLGAVGMSFVILARFFMGEWYILLLLGLMVFSIYLMYKREIPFFFKRQLVGIYLIVLAILLYHHTILFEHLASYANDALRPSVILNTWELFWMEVNGTASTTDLGGGMIGAFLYAAFHFLFADAGSKFIAFLFVVGGIILITGRGLMDSTGKVFSSIGRFFKKQWLAFVEDFRQSKTTRKKADKSTKNSKPAIKDMEIDISDTAGSEEEGIVEERIISNFADRAYQETDVPIDAVPKADTVKSTEELTSEKEEPMTFMEVENVDYQLPKLTLLKSPKKADQSGEYELIHTNAEKLESTFKSFGVKARVTQVHLGPAVTKYEVHPDVGVKVSKIVSLADDLALALAAKDIRIEAPIPGKSAIGIEVPNSDVAVVSLREVLEVQPSEKSGSKLLIALGRDISGEAVSAELNKMPHLLVAGATGSGKSVCINGIITSVLMRAKPHEVKMMMIDPKMVELNVYNGIPHLLAPVVTDPHKAAQALKKVVSEMERRYELFSHSGTRNIEGYNDLITRQNLEEGEKNPLLPYIIVIVDELADLMMVASNEVEDAITRLAQMARAAGIHLIIATQRPSVDVITGVIKANIPSRIAFSVSSQIDSRTILDMGGAEKLLGRGDMLFLPVGASKPIRVQGAFLSDQEVEDVVDFVISQQKAQYQENMIPEEIPEPTKEATTDELYDEAVRLIADMQTASVSLLQRRFRIGYTRAARLIDEMEVRGVVGPYEGSKPRAVLVPKDFDQASNS; translated from the coding sequence ATGGCTAAAAATAAACGAAAACCTCGGTCAAAGAAAAAAGACCAGATCAAGTCTACGTTAAAATACGAAATATCAGGACTTGCTTTATTCGGATTTGCAGCGATTGCCATGGCCAGACTTGGAGCTGTTGGGATGTCATTTGTCATTTTAGCACGCTTCTTCATGGGAGAATGGTACATATTATTATTATTGGGACTCATGGTATTCAGTATATATTTGATGTATAAACGCGAGATTCCATTCTTTTTTAAAAGGCAGCTTGTCGGAATTTATTTAATTGTTTTGGCTATTCTTTTGTATCATCATACCATTTTGTTTGAGCACTTAGCTTCGTACGCTAACGATGCCCTGCGTCCAAGTGTGATCCTGAATACGTGGGAGCTTTTTTGGATGGAGGTCAATGGGACGGCCAGTACAACGGATTTGGGAGGCGGAATGATTGGTGCCTTTCTCTATGCAGCCTTTCATTTTCTCTTTGCTGACGCAGGAAGCAAATTCATTGCCTTCCTGTTTGTTGTGGGCGGAATCATTCTCATTACCGGCAGGGGATTGATGGATTCGACTGGAAAGGTCTTTTCTTCCATCGGCCGCTTTTTCAAGAAACAGTGGCTTGCCTTTGTGGAAGATTTCCGTCAGTCAAAGACAACTAGGAAAAAGGCGGACAAATCCACGAAGAATTCTAAACCAGCCATTAAAGACATGGAGATTGATATTTCTGATACAGCAGGTTCTGAGGAGGAAGGGATCGTTGAGGAGAGAATTATATCAAATTTCGCAGACCGGGCTTATCAAGAAACAGATGTACCGATTGATGCCGTTCCAAAGGCAGATACTGTGAAGTCTACTGAAGAGTTAACCTCTGAGAAGGAAGAGCCTATGACCTTTATGGAAGTGGAGAATGTCGATTACCAGCTTCCAAAGCTTACCTTGCTGAAATCGCCGAAAAAGGCAGACCAGAGCGGAGAATATGAGCTCATTCATACGAATGCCGAAAAACTAGAGAGCACATTTAAGAGTTTCGGGGTAAAGGCGAGGGTGACACAAGTCCACCTTGGTCCTGCAGTGACTAAATATGAGGTACATCCCGATGTAGGGGTAAAGGTATCAAAGATTGTATCATTGGCAGATGATCTCGCGCTCGCACTTGCTGCAAAGGATATTCGAATAGAAGCACCGATACCTGGGAAATCAGCCATCGGGATTGAGGTTCCTAATTCAGATGTCGCGGTCGTTTCTTTACGCGAGGTCCTTGAAGTGCAGCCGTCTGAGAAAAGCGGCTCAAAGCTGCTTATTGCTCTAGGCAGAGATATTTCGGGAGAGGCCGTATCAGCTGAATTGAACAAAATGCCCCATTTGCTTGTTGCAGGCGCAACAGGGAGCGGGAAGAGTGTATGCATCAATGGCATTATTACGAGCGTATTAATGCGAGCCAAACCGCATGAGGTCAAAATGATGATGATTGATCCGAAAATGGTGGAATTAAATGTGTACAATGGCATCCCGCATTTATTGGCTCCTGTCGTAACTGACCCTCATAAAGCGGCGCAAGCTTTGAAGAAGGTTGTCAGTGAAATGGAACGACGCTATGAATTATTTTCTCACTCAGGAACGAGAAATATTGAAGGGTATAATGATTTAATTACACGCCAAAACCTGGAAGAGGGCGAGAAAAATCCTCTCCTTCCTTATATTATTGTCATTGTCGATGAGTTAGCAGACTTAATGATGGTCGCCTCCAATGAGGTAGAGGATGCGATCACCCGTCTTGCCCAAATGGCCAGGGCTGCCGGCATTCATTTAATCATTGCGACTCAGCGTCCGTCAGTGGATGTCATCACTGGTGTTATTAAGGCGAATATTCCATCAAGGATTGCCTTCAGTGTATCTTCGCAAATCGATTCAAGAACCATTCTGGATATGGGCGGCGCGGAGAAGCTGCTTGGCCGAGGCGACATGCTATTCCTTCCTGTTGGTGCATCTAAGCCAATTCGTGTCCAAGGCGCGTTCCTCTCAGACCAAGAGGTGGAGGATGTTGTTGATTTTGTTATTTCCCAGCAGAAAGCGCAGTATCAGGAGAATATGATTCCAGAAGAAATCCCTGAGCCAACCAAGGAGGCCACGACAGACGAGCTGTATGATGAAGCTGTGCGCTTAATCGCCGATATGCAAACTGCATCTGTGTCCTTGCTGCAGCGCCGTTTTAGAATCGGCTATACACGTGCAGCAAGACTGATTGATGAAATGGAAGTGCGCGGAGTCGTCGGTCCCTATGAAGGCAGCAAGCCGCGTGCCGTTTTGGTGCCGAAGGATTTTGATCAGGCAAGTAATTCATGA
- the dapA gene encoding 4-hydroxy-tetrahydrodipicolinate synthase: MGLFGRVSTAMVTPFDNKGNIDFAKTAKLVDYLIETGSDSLVVSGTTGESPTLTAEEKVALFEYVVKIVNKRVPVIAGTGSNNTYASISLTKKAEQAGVDGIMLVAPYYNKPNQEGLYQHFKAVADSTSLPVMVYNVPGRTVTNISPETVIRLSEVKNIVAIKEASGDFSAMTKIIANTPDDFELYSGDDGLALPVLAIGGTGVVSVASHIIGRDIQDMVQKFLSGDKEEAARIHQRVLPIMEGLFMAPSPAPVKTALQIKGIDVGSVRLPLVPMNEVERNTLIKLLNTL, from the coding sequence ATGGGTCTATTTGGCCGCGTATCCACAGCAATGGTTACTCCTTTTGACAATAAAGGGAATATTGACTTTGCTAAAACAGCTAAATTAGTTGATTATTTGATTGAAACAGGCAGCGACTCGCTCGTTGTCTCAGGTACAACAGGAGAATCTCCTACATTGACGGCAGAAGAGAAAGTGGCATTATTTGAGTATGTCGTCAAAATTGTGAATAAACGTGTGCCAGTTATAGCTGGCACAGGAAGCAATAATACGTATGCCTCCATCAGCTTAACGAAAAAAGCGGAACAAGCAGGCGTTGACGGTATTATGCTTGTTGCCCCTTACTATAATAAACCGAATCAGGAAGGACTATATCAGCATTTCAAGGCAGTTGCTGATTCTACAAGCCTGCCGGTAATGGTCTATAATGTTCCTGGCAGAACGGTTACCAATATCTCTCCTGAGACAGTGATTCGTCTATCAGAGGTTAAGAATATTGTGGCGATTAAAGAGGCGAGCGGGGATTTTAGCGCAATGACAAAAATCATTGCCAACACACCGGATGATTTTGAATTGTACAGCGGGGATGACGGATTAGCCCTGCCAGTGCTGGCGATTGGGGGAACGGGTGTCGTATCCGTTGCTTCGCATATCATCGGTCGAGACATTCAAGATATGGTTCAAAAATTCCTTTCTGGTGATAAAGAGGAAGCTGCAAGGATTCATCAGCGTGTTCTTCCAATCATGGAAGGATTATTCATGGCTCCAAGCCCTGCACCGGTCAAGACGGCCTTACAAATTAAAGGAATAGACGTAGGATCTGTTCGCTTACCTCTTGTACCGATGAATGAGGTCGAAAGAAACACGCTTATCAAGCTGCTAAACACGCTATAA
- a CDS encoding ribonuclease J yields MVKQQTQNIKVIALGGAGEIGKNMYVIEVDEDIFVLDAGLMFPETEMLGIDVVIPDISYLIENKERVQGIFLSHGHEDHIGALPYIIEDLDAPVYGTRLTIELAKAKIEEIKGRVDVEFEVVDSNTALRFASSRITFFKTNHSIPDSVGICIDTKEGAIVYTGDFKFDQAAQGHYKAEVGKMAAIGDAGVLCLLSDSSGAEKVGFTPSESLVAAQMSDEFYKAKGRIIVACYASNVNGLQQVFNAAHDNQKKVAVVGKSMQKVLDIALNFNYLKLADETLIPVDQLENYNDDEVVILAAGQQGEPFEVLQKMAKHAHKQVNIKQGDTVLLAANPLYGGELLMSRTIDLLFRAGAMVVAGKNRIHVSGHGSQEELKMMLNLMRPKYFIPIQGDYKMLIAHMRIAKSIGFKQEQILIPENGEVISISKEQIESSGKVTSGNVLIDGIGVGDVGNIVLRDRRLLSQDGILIVVVTLSRSDKSIVAGPEIISRGFVYVRESESLMEKSNTIVREIVLKNTSKDHFDWAGMKQEIRDNLHSFLFEKTKRRPMILPIIMEV; encoded by the coding sequence TTGGTTAAACAACAAACACAAAATATTAAAGTGATCGCCTTAGGCGGTGCTGGGGAGATAGGAAAGAATATGTATGTCATCGAAGTGGATGAAGACATATTCGTTCTTGATGCCGGATTAATGTTTCCGGAAACCGAGATGCTCGGGATTGATGTCGTCATCCCTGACATCAGCTATTTAATCGAAAATAAAGAACGTGTTCAAGGGATTTTCCTGTCACATGGTCATGAAGACCATATTGGTGCATTGCCTTATATCATTGAGGATCTAGATGCCCCTGTGTATGGGACTCGTTTGACCATTGAATTGGCTAAAGCCAAAATTGAAGAAATCAAAGGAAGAGTAGATGTTGAATTTGAAGTAGTGGATTCCAATACAGCCCTTCGCTTTGCATCATCAAGAATCACATTCTTTAAAACGAATCACAGCATACCAGACTCTGTTGGTATATGCATTGACACGAAAGAGGGAGCAATCGTATATACAGGCGACTTCAAATTTGACCAAGCTGCTCAAGGTCATTATAAAGCGGAAGTAGGCAAGATGGCAGCCATAGGGGATGCTGGGGTCCTTTGCCTGCTTTCTGACAGCTCAGGTGCTGAAAAAGTCGGATTCACGCCTTCTGAATCATTGGTAGCTGCACAAATGTCAGATGAATTTTACAAGGCGAAAGGCCGTATTATCGTAGCCTGCTATGCTTCAAACGTTAATGGATTGCAGCAAGTGTTCAATGCGGCGCATGATAATCAAAAGAAAGTGGCTGTTGTCGGCAAGTCCATGCAAAAGGTACTTGATATTGCTCTTAACTTCAATTACTTAAAGCTAGCGGATGAAACGCTCATTCCAGTTGATCAGCTTGAGAACTACAATGATGATGAAGTGGTTATCCTAGCTGCAGGCCAGCAGGGTGAACCGTTTGAAGTTCTGCAGAAAATGGCCAAGCATGCACATAAGCAAGTGAACATTAAACAAGGCGACACAGTATTGCTGGCAGCTAATCCTTTATATGGCGGAGAGCTGCTTATGTCAAGAACAATCGACCTGTTGTTCCGTGCAGGAGCAATGGTGGTTGCCGGCAAGAACCGCATCCATGTTTCAGGACACGGCAGCCAAGAAGAGCTCAAAATGATGCTTAACTTAATGAGACCTAAATACTTCATTCCTATCCAGGGAGATTACAAAATGCTGATTGCCCACATGCGCATCGCTAAGTCCATTGGGTTCAAGCAGGAACAAATTCTCATTCCGGAGAACGGAGAAGTCATCTCTATTTCGAAGGAACAGATCGAAAGTTCCGGCAAAGTAACAAGCGGCAATGTTCTGATAGATGGGATTGGCGTTGGCGATGTTGGAAATATCGTCCTGCGTGACCGCCGTTTATTATCACAGGATGGAATCCTGATTGTCGTGGTTACTCTCAGCCGTTCTGATAAAAGTATTGTCGCAGGTCCTGAAATTATTTCTAGAGGATTTGTCTATGTCCGTGAATCAGAATCATTAATGGAGAAGTCCAACACGATCGTACGTGAAATCGTTCTTAAGAATACATCTAAAGATCACTTTGACTGGGCTGGAATGAAGCAGGAGATCCGCGATAACCTGCATTCATTCTTATTCGAAAAAACAAAACGCCGTCCAATGATTTTACCAATTATCATGGAAGTATAA
- a CDS encoding dipicolinate synthase subunit B, with amino-acid sequence MKIKGKRIGFGLTGSHCTYDEVYPQIENLVNGGAEVIPVVTHTVKNTDTRFGNGEDWVARIEKLTNRKVIDTIVDAEPLGPKMPLDCMVIAPMTGVSMSKFANAQNDSPVLMAAKATLRNHRPVVLGISTNDALGLNGVNLMRLLSTKDIFFIPFGQDDPHNKPNSMVAKMDSLIETVEYALEMKQIQPILIERFS; translated from the coding sequence ATGAAGATTAAAGGCAAGCGTATAGGCTTTGGGTTAACTGGTTCTCACTGTACGTATGATGAGGTATATCCTCAAATTGAAAATCTTGTGAATGGCGGTGCTGAAGTCATTCCTGTCGTAACCCATACAGTGAAAAATACGGATACGAGATTTGGCAATGGCGAGGATTGGGTAGCTAGAATTGAAAAACTGACGAATCGCAAAGTCATTGATACAATTGTAGATGCGGAGCCGCTTGGGCCAAAGATGCCCCTTGATTGCATGGTCATTGCCCCAATGACCGGAGTTTCCATGAGCAAGTTTGCCAATGCGCAAAATGATTCTCCGGTTTTGATGGCAGCGAAGGCAACATTAAGAAATCATCGCCCAGTTGTGCTTGGAATCTCAACAAATGATGCCTTAGGTCTTAATGGCGTCAATTTGATGCGATTATTAAGCACAAAGGATATCTTCTTCATCCCATTTGGTCAGGATGATCCTCATAATAAGCCAAATTCAATGGTGGCGAAAATGGATAGCTTGATTGAAACAGTTGAATATGCCCTCGAGATGAAACAAATTCAGCCGATATTAATCGAAAGATTCTCATGA
- a CDS encoding aspartate-semialdehyde dehydrogenase, translated as MSQKKFHVAVVGATGAVGQQMIETLQKRSFPIGEISLLSSSRSAGKEIEFNGEKVIVQEARPESFEGVDIALFSAGGSISKKLAPEAVKRGAIVVDNTSAFRMDENVPLVVPEVNESDLHGHNGIIANPNCSTIQMVAALEPIREAFGLKKVVVSTYQAVSGAGAAAIEELHTQTEAILNNEAPKAEILPVKGAEKHYQIAFNAIPQIDVFTENGFTYEEMKMINETKKIMHMPELKVSATCVRLPIAVGHSESVYIEIDQEGVTAEQIQKLLSNAPGIVLQDNPSEQIYPMPADCVGKNDVFVGRIRKDLDEDKGFHMWVVSDNLLKGAAWNSVQIAESLIRLGIVK; from the coding sequence ATGTCTCAAAAAAAATTTCATGTAGCCGTAGTAGGCGCAACTGGCGCTGTTGGCCAGCAAATGATTGAAACGCTCCAAAAAAGAAGCTTCCCAATCGGGGAAATCAGTTTATTATCCTCTTCTCGTTCTGCAGGAAAAGAAATTGAATTCAACGGGGAAAAGGTTATTGTACAAGAAGCGCGTCCAGAAAGTTTTGAGGGCGTTGATATAGCTTTGTTCAGTGCGGGAGGAAGTATTTCAAAGAAATTGGCTCCTGAAGCGGTTAAGCGCGGGGCTATCGTGGTTGACAATACGAGTGCATTCCGTATGGATGAAAATGTTCCGCTTGTGGTACCTGAGGTCAATGAAAGTGATCTTCATGGACATAACGGAATTATCGCTAACCCGAATTGTTCCACCATCCAGATGGTCGCGGCTCTTGAACCGATCCGTGAGGCATTTGGGCTGAAGAAGGTGGTTGTCTCTACCTATCAAGCTGTTTCTGGAGCTGGAGCAGCAGCGATTGAAGAATTGCATACTCAGACTGAGGCGATTCTAAATAATGAAGCACCTAAAGCAGAAATCCTTCCAGTGAAGGGAGCAGAGAAGCATTATCAAATCGCGTTTAATGCTATCCCTCAAATCGATGTATTTACGGAAAATGGATTCACGTATGAAGAAATGAAGATGATCAACGAAACAAAGAAAATCATGCATATGCCTGAACTGAAAGTATCCGCAACTTGTGTGAGACTTCCGATTGCTGTCGGGCACTCTGAATCCGTCTATATTGAAATTGATCAAGAAGGCGTCACGGCTGAGCAGATTCAAAAGCTGCTAAGTAACGCTCCCGGGATCGTTCTTCAAGATAATCCATCCGAACAGATATACCCTATGCCAGCGGATTGTGTCGGCAAGAATGACGTATTTGTCGGTCGTATTCGGAAAGATTTGGATGAAGACAAGGGATTCCATATGTGGGTTGTTTCCGATAATCTATTAAAAGGAGCAGCTTGGAATTCTGTCCAAATTGCAGAGAGCCTTATTCGGTTAGGAATTGTTAAATAA
- a CDS encoding ClpP family protease, whose amino-acid sequence MDKAEEVPRVEKPADDKGIASSALIDKIQSLGQTNVPQLPKDSNIHCLNIIGQIEGHMQLPPQNKTTKYEHVIPQLVAIEQNPAIEGLLVILNTVGGDVEAGLAISEMISTLSKPTVSIVLGGGHSIGVPIATSCDYSFIAESATMTIHPIRLTGLVIGVPQSFEYLDKMQDRVVNFVVKHSSIDEETFKDLMFARGNLARDIGTNVIGEDAVRTGLINEVGGIGSAIAKLNELIKAGKEEEGTPIQ is encoded by the coding sequence ATGGATAAAGCCGAAGAGGTACCGCGTGTGGAAAAGCCTGCAGATGATAAGGGTATTGCTTCAAGTGCCTTAATTGATAAGATTCAATCCTTGGGTCAAACAAATGTACCCCAATTGCCGAAGGATTCCAATATACATTGCTTGAATATTATTGGCCAGATAGAAGGGCATATGCAATTGCCGCCTCAAAACAAAACAACAAAATATGAGCATGTAATTCCGCAGCTGGTCGCCATTGAGCAGAATCCGGCAATAGAGGGCTTGCTGGTCATCCTTAATACGGTAGGCGGTGATGTCGAGGCCGGACTTGCCATTTCAGAGATGATTTCTACTCTATCTAAGCCAACCGTATCGATTGTCCTTGGGGGCGGACATAGCATTGGTGTGCCTATTGCCACAAGCTGTGATTATTCCTTTATCGCTGAATCAGCAACAATGACGATTCATCCAATTCGCCTGACAGGTCTTGTGATTGGTGTTCCACAATCATTTGAGTATTTAGATAAAATGCAGGATCGAGTAGTGAACTTTGTCGTTAAGCATTCAAGTATAGATGAAGAGACATTCAAGGATTTGATGTTTGCGCGGGGCAATTTAGCTCGGGATATTGGGACCAACGTTATTGGGGAGGATGCGGTTCGGACAGGCTTAATTAATGAAGTCGGGGGAATCGGAAGTGCCATTGCCAAATTAAATGAGTTAATTAAAGCAGGAAAAGAAGAGGAGGGTACGCCAATTCAATGA